A stretch of the Leptotrichia sp. oral taxon 223 genome encodes the following:
- a CDS encoding DKNYY domain-containing protein — protein MKNKIFKIFVIMVLVTNVSYAKNNVKIDKATFQEIAATYSKDKNGVYVWENRGWKKLEELDPITFQIINVSGSVRQYLKDKNGIYSIIYSMDGDSDNLVLEKLPYDSQTFEVINKLYTRDKNNIYYSDRKIIGADLSTFQIGSDGFSKDKNNIYFGGKRILGIDKDTVKIIELPYIEDKNNVYYGNKKIEGADKNTFELTYDFKSVVNGYYSKDKNNVYYENKKLKGIDVKTFKKINRLVDNFLIEDKNGFYIVEKDGSIAPIDGKKVDIENLSQLAIKTNLYHDKDSMYFVKNHKLVKIKDAPKVDPYNLSTYNNKYINKYDVVYYLDTDEGAFKKLEKAESHQFSAYGDTEYAKGRRNVYFKGKVLTGADYASFDMKYNHEKDVYEIKDKNKVYETVKAD, from the coding sequence ATGAAAAACAAAATTTTTAAAATATTTGTAATTATGGTTTTAGTGACAAACGTAAGTTATGCAAAAAACAATGTAAAAATAGATAAAGCAACATTTCAGGAAATAGCTGCTACATATTCAAAAGATAAAAATGGAGTTTATGTTTGGGAAAATAGAGGGTGGAAAAAATTAGAAGAGCTAGATCCAATTACTTTTCAAATTATAAATGTTAGCGGAAGTGTACGTCAATATCTAAAAGATAAAAATGGAATTTACAGTATCATTTACAGTATGGATGGAGATAGCGATAATTTGGTACTGGAAAAATTGCCATATGATAGTCAAACTTTTGAAGTGATAAACAAATTATACACGAGAGATAAAAATAATATTTATTACTCAGATAGAAAAATAATAGGAGCAGATTTATCTACATTCCAAATAGGAAGTGACGGTTTTTCAAAAGATAAAAATAATATTTATTTTGGAGGTAAAAGGATATTGGGTATTGATAAAGATACCGTTAAGATAATAGAACTTCCTTATATAGAGGATAAAAATAATGTTTATTATGGAAATAAAAAAATAGAAGGAGCAGATAAAAACACATTTGAATTAACATATGATTTTAAATCTGTAGTAAATGGGTATTATTCAAAAGATAAAAACAATGTCTATTATGAAAACAAGAAATTAAAAGGTATAGATGTAAAAACATTTAAGAAAATAAACAGATTAGTTGACAATTTTCTTATAGAAGATAAAAATGGATTTTACATTGTTGAGAAAGATGGAAGTATAGCTCCGATAGACGGTAAGAAAGTGGATATTGAAAATCTTTCGCAGTTAGCAATCAAAACTAACTTGTATCATGATAAGGACAGTATGTATTTTGTAAAAAATCATAAACTTGTAAAAATAAAAGACGCTCCTAAGGTTGATCCATATAATTTGTCGACATATAATAACAAATATATAAATAAGTATGATGTAGTTTATTACTTAGACACAGATGAAGGTGCATTTAAAAAACTTGAAAAAGCAGAAAGCCATCAGTTTAGTGCATATGGCGATACTGAATATGCAAAAGGAAGAAGAAATGTTTATTTTAAAGGTAAAGTTCTGACAGGTGCTGATTATGCAAGTTTTGATATGAAATATAATCATGAAAAAGATGTATATGAAATAAAAGATAAAAATAAAGTTTATGAAACGGTAAAAGCAGACTAG
- a CDS encoding lysozyme inhibitor LprI family protein encodes MKKLFLIPVVLLAGVVACSKSGKDEKKEAKQIEVKQEADAAAAIPASSAKTESSYEAQILKRMEAVKKEVQPALDSGVTADMNNAIQKLGDSWETEMKKVYELLLSKLPENEKAKLQKEQEEWVKKVKEDVEKSAEESEGGTISGTLGGNAWASGIEERTLELAKRYDKIHKK; translated from the coding sequence ATGAAAAAATTATTTTTAATACCGGTAGTATTATTAGCGGGAGTTGTGGCATGTTCAAAATCTGGAAAAGATGAAAAAAAGGAAGCAAAACAAATAGAAGTAAAACAGGAAGCTGACGCAGCGGCTGCAATTCCTGCAAGCAGTGCAAAAACAGAAAGCAGTTATGAAGCTCAAATACTGAAAAGAATGGAAGCGGTAAAAAAGGAAGTTCAGCCAGCTTTGGATTCTGGAGTGACAGCAGATATGAACAATGCAATTCAAAAATTAGGTGATTCATGGGAAACAGAAATGAAAAAGGTTTATGAATTGCTGTTATCGAAACTGCCGGAAAATGAAAAGGCAAAATTGCAAAAGGAGCAGGAAGAATGGGTGAAAAAAGTTAAAGAAGATGTCGAAAAAAGCGCTGAGGAGTCAGAAGGCGGAACAATATCAGGAACTCTAGGTGGAAATGCCTGGGCAAGCGGAATAGAGGAAAGAACTTTGGAACTGGCGAAAAGATATGATAAGATACATAAAAAGTAA
- the ftsH gene encoding ATP-dependent zinc metalloprotease FtsH codes for MADRDKNDIRKRLEELRKDNNRKNNRQDNGNKSPFSGFLFFIFVVLLFTFTALFHRDIQTYFLEKKDIPYTEFVSRTQKGDFPEINEKDDKLIAQVKENGKDVLYYTKKITERVGNEPKIINAIEQKHVKLNSLQPSGGGFFLAILIQFLPMVAMIALMVYLARKMVGGSQGGGPGNIFGFGKSRVSKIDKKPDVKFDDVAGVDGAKEELREVVDFLKNPEKYTKAGARVPKGVLLLGRPGTGKTLLAKAVAGESGASFFSISGSEFVEMFVGVGASRVRDLFEKAKESSPSIIFIDEIDAIGRKRSVGKNSGSNDEREQTLNQLLVEMDGFETDTKVIVLAATNREDVLDPALLRAGRFDRRVTVDAPDLQGRIAILKVHSRNKKLASDVRLEDIAKITPGFVGADLANLLNEAAILAARRASDTIKMADLDEAVDKIGMGLGQKGKIIKPEEKKLLAYHEAGHAIMTELTPGADPVHKVTIIPRGEAGGFMMPLPEEKLVTTSRQMLAEIKVLFGGRAAEEIGLDDVSTGAYSDIKRATKVARAYVESVGMSKKLGPINFENSDDEYSFAPNKSDETVREIDLEIRKILTEEYFNTLNTLQDNWSRLEEVVALLLKKETITGDEVRRIIKGETAEQILKENENLEKEHKNEENSEIGQTEKTEAVEEVKKELELEKKIEEQVTENAKQLEEKSKTEKLAEAVREITGETGGILEKTSETEEPKDDSKNDNQDDNNDSSNNSDDSSENNDESGNKTEEANNESDKSKKRKNNFKLPSFME; via the coding sequence ATGGCAGATAGAGATAAAAACGATATAAGAAAACGACTGGAAGAATTGCGAAAAGATAATAACAGAAAAAATAACAGGCAGGATAATGGGAATAAATCTCCATTTTCGGGATTTCTATTTTTTATTTTTGTAGTCTTGTTATTTACTTTTACAGCATTGTTTCACCGTGATATACAGACATATTTCTTGGAAAAAAAGGATATTCCATATACAGAATTTGTAAGCAGAACACAGAAGGGCGATTTTCCGGAAATTAATGAAAAAGATGATAAATTAATCGCACAGGTGAAGGAAAATGGAAAAGATGTTCTTTATTATACAAAAAAAATAACGGAACGTGTTGGAAATGAACCAAAAATAATAAATGCAATTGAACAAAAGCATGTCAAGCTAAATTCATTGCAGCCATCAGGCGGAGGCTTCTTTTTGGCAATCCTAATTCAGTTTTTACCAATGGTTGCGATGATTGCGCTTATGGTTTACTTGGCTAGAAAGATGGTAGGCGGTTCGCAAGGTGGAGGGCCAGGAAATATTTTTGGCTTTGGAAAATCAAGAGTTAGTAAAATTGATAAAAAACCGGATGTGAAATTTGATGATGTGGCAGGTGTTGACGGAGCAAAGGAAGAACTGCGGGAAGTCGTAGATTTCTTGAAAAATCCTGAAAAATATACAAAGGCTGGAGCGAGAGTGCCAAAAGGTGTGCTTTTATTAGGAAGGCCGGGAACTGGAAAAACATTGCTTGCAAAAGCGGTGGCTGGAGAGTCTGGAGCGTCATTTTTCAGTATTTCAGGTTCAGAATTTGTGGAAATGTTTGTCGGAGTTGGAGCGTCACGTGTAAGGGACTTGTTTGAAAAAGCGAAGGAATCCAGCCCATCAATTATCTTTATAGATGAAATTGATGCCATCGGTAGAAAGAGAAGCGTAGGAAAAAACAGCGGAAGCAATGATGAAAGGGAGCAGACTTTAAATCAGTTGCTAGTTGAAATGGACGGGTTTGAAACAGACACAAAAGTTATTGTACTTGCGGCAACTAACAGGGAAGATGTCCTGGATCCAGCATTATTGCGTGCAGGACGTTTTGATAGACGTGTAACGGTTGATGCACCTGATTTGCAAGGACGTATTGCAATATTAAAAGTTCATTCTAGAAATAAAAAATTGGCAAGTGATGTAAGGCTGGAAGATATCGCTAAAATAACACCTGGATTTGTTGGCGCTGATCTGGCAAACTTATTAAACGAAGCAGCAATTTTGGCAGCAAGAAGAGCCAGTGATACGATAAAAATGGCTGATTTAGATGAGGCTGTGGATAAAATCGGAATGGGGCTTGGACAAAAAGGTAAAATTATTAAGCCAGAAGAGAAAAAGCTGTTGGCTTACCATGAAGCAGGACATGCGATTATGACTGAATTGACGCCAGGAGCCGATCCTGTACATAAAGTTACGATAATTCCTAGAGGAGAGGCTGGAGGATTTATGATGCCGCTTCCTGAAGAAAAATTGGTAACTACAAGCAGACAGATGTTAGCTGAAATAAAAGTGCTATTTGGTGGACGTGCAGCTGAGGAAATTGGACTGGATGATGTGAGCACAGGAGCATATTCTGATATAAAACGTGCCACAAAAGTTGCAAGAGCCTATGTTGAAAGTGTTGGAATGAGCAAGAAACTGGGGCCGATTAACTTTGAAAATTCAGACGACGAATATTCATTTGCTCCAAATAAAAGTGATGAAACTGTTAGAGAAATTGACTTGGAAATAAGAAAAATCTTAACAGAAGAATATTTTAACACTTTAAATACATTGCAGGATAATTGGAGCAGGTTAGAAGAAGTTGTAGCGTTATTGTTAAAAAAAGAAACTATTACTGGAGATGAAGTTAGAAGAATTATCAAAGGTGAAACTGCAGAACAAATTTTAAAAGAAAATGAAAATTTAGAAAAAGAACATAAAAACGAAGAAAATTCTGAAATAGGGCAAACTGAAAAAACGGAAGCAGTGGAGGAAGTTAAGAAAGAATTAGAGCTTGAAAAGAAAATAGAAGAGCAAGTGACAGAAAATGCTAAACAGCTGGAAGAAAAAAGCAAGACTGAAAAATTGGCAGAGGCTGTACGGGAAATTACTGGTGAAACAGGCGGCATATTGGAAAAGACTTCTGAAACAGAGGAACCCAAAGACGATTCTAAAAATGATAATCAAGATGATAATAATGATAGCAGCAATAATTCAGATGATTCTTCTGAAAATAATGATGAATCAGGAAATAAAACAGAAGAAGCGAATAATGAATCGGATAAAAGTAAAAAGAGAAAAAACAATTTTAAATTACCTAGCTTTATGGAATAA
- the tilS gene encoding tRNA lysidine(34) synthetase TilS produces MEKVKKIEKKILEKLQKTIENRLIVEKEKILIAFSGGPDSVFLYYFLNFLKSRLSLEISIVYINHNLRYDVENDLKFVKEFAAENSVDYYIESIDVKKHAKENKKSLELAARELRYKAVENIRKKIGYDKIATGHNLDDNVETFIFRLLRGTSINGLKSIPRVRDNIVRLILEFEKSEILYFLKQKNQKYIIDYTNAENDYTRNFIRNKIFPDFEKINPSFRQKVYALIEEINDREAAGPEKIENFDKTSEMLKNEKELEKNLRWKDKLVQFLKQNDVEVSREKINQIFDSFFYKNRILKNKGSKEFYLGKDKFLQNQYGNLRIVKKSNKNNNRTKKNENFGSSYDKVKVLKKNQSIEWYNYKITLYEKVSDFKTSFVKEENMSYTFFKLVDDIDYKKIVVRSRKDGDRIFVKKLGHKKVKKILIDEKISKWERDFMPIIEMETFENQDCVKKFWNEEMKGEKLGSEFQNGKKGIKMKEILTVSDIKFSKFLEKLYNNDIEKLENTSKLLIIGRKNGR; encoded by the coding sequence ATGGAAAAAGTAAAAAAAATTGAAAAGAAAATATTGGAAAAATTGCAAAAGACAATTGAGAATAGGCTGATTGTTGAAAAAGAAAAAATTCTTATTGCATTTTCTGGAGGGCCAGATTCGGTTTTTCTCTATTATTTCCTAAACTTTTTAAAAAGCAGACTTTCACTCGAAATTTCGATAGTTTACATTAATCACAACTTACGCTATGATGTTGAAAACGACTTGAAATTTGTAAAGGAATTTGCAGCTGAAAATAGTGTTGATTACTATATTGAAAGCATAGATGTAAAAAAGCATGCAAAGGAAAACAAGAAGTCGCTGGAACTTGCTGCAAGGGAGCTGAGATATAAAGCTGTTGAAAATATAAGAAAAAAAATAGGCTATGATAAAATTGCAACAGGGCATAATTTGGATGACAATGTGGAAACCTTTATTTTTAGGCTTTTGCGGGGGACTTCGATAAATGGATTAAAAAGTATTCCAAGAGTGAGGGATAATATAGTAAGACTGATACTGGAATTTGAAAAAAGTGAAATCCTATACTTTTTAAAACAGAAAAATCAGAAATATATAATTGATTATACAAATGCGGAAAATGATTATACAAGAAACTTTATCCGAAATAAAATTTTCCCTGATTTTGAAAAAATAAATCCAAGTTTTAGACAAAAAGTTTATGCATTAATTGAAGAAATTAACGATAGAGAAGCTGCAGGACCTGAAAAAATTGAAAATTTTGATAAAACGTCTGAAATGCTTAAAAATGAAAAGGAACTGGAAAAGAATTTAAGGTGGAAGGATAAACTGGTTCAGTTTTTGAAGCAAAATGATGTGGAAGTTTCAAGAGAGAAGATCAATCAGATTTTTGACAGTTTTTTTTACAAAAATAGAATTTTGAAAAATAAAGGCTCAAAGGAATTTTATCTTGGAAAAGATAAATTTTTGCAAAATCAATATGGAAATTTGAGGATAGTAAAAAAGAGTAATAAAAATAACAATAGAACTAAAAAGAATGAGAATTTTGGCAGTTCATATGATAAAGTAAAGGTTTTAAAGAAAAATCAAAGTATCGAGTGGTATAATTATAAGATAACGTTGTATGAAAAAGTTAGCGATTTTAAAACTTCTTTTGTAAAGGAAGAAAATATGAGTTATACGTTTTTTAAGCTTGTTGATGACATAGATTATAAAAAAATTGTTGTTAGAAGCCGAAAGGATGGGGATAGAATTTTTGTCAAAAAATTGGGACATAAAAAAGTTAAGAAAATTCTGATTGATGAGAAAATTTCAAAATGGGAAAGAGATTTCATGCCGATTATTGAGATGGAAACCTTTGAAAATCAGGATTGCGTAAAAAAATTCTGGAATGAGGAAATGAAAGGTGAAAAATTAGGTTCTGAATTTCAAAATGGTAAAAAAGGTATTAAAATGAAAGAAATTTTGACAGTTTCGGATATTAAATTCTCAAAATTTTTGGAAAAACTTTATAATAATGATATTGAAAAACTGGAAAATACCAGTAAATTATTAATAATTGGGAGGAAAAATGGCAGATAG
- the mltG gene encoding endolytic transglycosylase MltG, whose translation MKNTLRIVYAIIFLILFMCLSLFYNFFVAKKEYKNVNINVKKGTTFVQIYKDLKLNYGIIDRVYLKLNGGNIKLKVGTYKFNGKFSKYEIIKKIKSSETNGVRLTIPEGFTSKQVFARMEALELGTPEEINKALSEMDFPYPHENNNFEGYFYPETYIFSENVTTKQVIQTILAEFLKKFPPEKYPDKQKFYDTLKMASIVEAEVPDAADKPKVAGIFMKRLEIGMKLESDATLKYELGRQATRNELKAQNTAYNSYKVKGLPPTPIGNPPIETFKAVLNAEKTDNLFFFTYKGKTYYSKTHEEHLKKRRESGQLK comes from the coding sequence ATGAAAAATACACTAAGAATTGTTTACGCTATAATATTTTTAATATTATTTATGTGTCTGTCACTTTTTTATAATTTTTTTGTTGCAAAAAAAGAATATAAAAATGTTAATATAAATGTAAAAAAAGGAACGACATTTGTACAGATTTACAAGGATTTAAAGTTAAATTATGGAATTATAGACAGAGTTTATCTAAAATTAAATGGGGGAAATATAAAGTTAAAAGTAGGTACTTATAAGTTTAACGGAAAATTCTCAAAATATGAAATTATAAAAAAAATTAAGAGCAGTGAAACTAACGGGGTTAGGCTTACAATTCCTGAAGGATTTACTTCAAAGCAAGTATTTGCACGGATGGAGGCATTGGAGCTGGGAACTCCTGAAGAAATTAACAAAGCCTTAAGTGAAATGGATTTTCCATATCCGCATGAAAATAATAATTTTGAGGGATATTTTTACCCTGAAACTTATATTTTTTCTGAAAATGTAACGACAAAGCAAGTTATTCAAACCATTCTTGCTGAATTTTTAAAAAAATTCCCACCTGAAAAATATCCTGATAAACAGAAGTTTTATGATACTTTGAAAATGGCTTCGATTGTGGAGGCAGAAGTGCCAGATGCGGCAGATAAACCAAAAGTTGCGGGAATATTTATGAAAAGACTGGAAATTGGAATGAAGCTGGAATCAGATGCCACTTTGAAATACGAGTTAGGCAGACAGGCTACAAGAAATGAATTAAAGGCACAAAATACTGCATATAATTCATATAAAGTAAAAGGACTGCCCCCAACACCAATTGGCAATCCTCCAATAGAAACTTTTAAAGCGGTATTAAATGCTGAAAAAACAGATAATTTGTTTTTCTTTACATACAAAGGAAAAACCTATTATTCAAAAACCCACGAGGAGCATTTGAAAAAACGTCGTGAAAGTGGACAGTTAAAATAA
- a CDS encoding DEAD/DEAH box helicase, whose product MQRFEDFGLSTEMLNALSKKGFEEPSEIQKLVVPELLKERTHLIGQAQTGTGKTAAFGIPILETIEADKIVRALILTPTRELANQVADEIYSLKGTKDLKVLAVYGGASIENQIKKLKSGIDIVVGTPGRVMDLMRKKVLKVDNLDYFVLDEADEMLNMGFLEDIETILEKTNDEKKMLFFSATIPKAILAIAKRFMPEHKLLRVEKKELTTNLTEQIYYEVKQEDKFEALCRVLDYEQDFYGIVFCRTKSEVDDVTNKLKARNYDAECIHGDITQALRQKALDLFKKKILTILVATDVAARGIDVSNLTHVINYSIPQEAESYVHRIGRTGRAGQKGVAITFVTPREASKLAQIKRITKTDIKKENIPNVEEILEAKREALVAYVDEIIKENDFGAYEELAEKLMDGRDAKQVLASVLRHVYEDEFLPDNYSEIQDVKVKIDDKTRLFIALGSKDGYNVGRLLDLLNKKAKTPGRKVKDVKIMDKYSFITVPLQEAQYIMRALNSKKDSKPLVEEATGNRNGKENSGKKSDRRKDRKGRKKSSDKKSSKGSKGKKDGKRDKRTRKVKK is encoded by the coding sequence ATGCAAAGATTTGAAGATTTCGGGTTAAGTACAGAGATGCTTAACGCTTTAAGCAAAAAAGGATTCGAGGAGCCAAGTGAAATACAAAAACTGGTAGTTCCTGAATTATTAAAGGAAAGGACTCACTTGATAGGACAGGCTCAGACAGGGACAGGAAAGACTGCGGCATTTGGTATTCCGATTCTGGAAACAATTGAAGCTGACAAGATAGTTAGAGCCTTAATTTTAACGCCAACAAGAGAACTTGCCAACCAAGTTGCCGATGAAATTTATTCATTGAAGGGAACAAAGGATTTAAAGGTTCTTGCTGTTTATGGCGGGGCTTCCATAGAAAATCAGATAAAAAAATTAAAATCTGGAATAGATATTGTTGTTGGAACTCCAGGGCGTGTTATGGACTTAATGAGAAAAAAAGTTCTAAAAGTTGACAATTTAGACTACTTTGTACTGGATGAAGCTGATGAAATGCTTAATATGGGATTTCTGGAAGATATTGAAACTATTTTGGAAAAAACTAACGATGAGAAAAAAATGCTATTCTTTTCAGCAACAATCCCTAAAGCAATTCTGGCTATCGCAAAAAGATTCATGCCAGAACATAAATTATTAAGAGTTGAAAAAAAGGAACTTACAACTAATCTTACTGAACAAATTTACTATGAGGTAAAGCAGGAAGATAAGTTTGAAGCCCTATGCAGAGTTCTTGACTATGAACAGGACTTTTACGGAATTGTATTCTGCCGTACAAAATCAGAAGTTGACGATGTTACAAATAAATTAAAGGCAAGAAACTACGATGCAGAATGTATTCACGGAGATATTACCCAAGCTCTTAGACAAAAAGCGCTTGACCTGTTCAAGAAAAAAATATTGACAATATTAGTCGCAACAGACGTTGCCGCACGTGGAATTGATGTAAGCAATCTGACACATGTTATCAACTACTCTATTCCTCAGGAAGCCGAATCATATGTTCATAGAATCGGTAGAACAGGACGTGCTGGACAAAAAGGTGTCGCAATAACATTTGTAACTCCAAGAGAAGCCAGCAAGCTTGCTCAAATTAAACGTATCACAAAAACAGACATTAAGAAAGAAAACATTCCAAATGTAGAAGAAATCCTTGAGGCAAAAAGAGAAGCGCTGGTTGCTTATGTTGATGAAATCATCAAGGAAAATGATTTTGGCGCTTATGAGGAGCTGGCTGAAAAATTAATGGATGGAAGAGATGCAAAGCAAGTGCTTGCCTCTGTATTAAGACATGTTTATGAAGATGAATTTTTACCTGACAATTATAGTGAAATTCAAGATGTAAAAGTTAAAATTGATGATAAAACAAGATTATTTATCGCACTTGGAAGTAAGGACGGCTATAATGTGGGACGATTGCTAGATTTGTTAAACAAAAAAGCAAAAACGCCTGGAAGAAAAGTAAAAGATGTCAAAATTATGGACAAATACTCTTTCATAACAGTACCGTTGCAAGAAGCGCAATACATAATGCGAGCCTTAAATTCAAAAAAAGACTCAAAACCGCTTGTTGAAGAAGCTACTGGAAACAGAAATGGCAAAGAAAACTCTGGTAAGAAATCAGATAGAAGAAAAGACAGAAAAGGAAGAAAAAAATCTTCTGATAAAAAATCATCAAAAGGCTCAAAAGGCAAAAAGGATGGTAAAAGGGACAAAAGAACAAGAAAAGTAAAAAAATAA
- a CDS encoding DUF4846 domain-containing protein, which yields MTIETRYGVPQGYKRVAVEKGSFAEFLRNQKLKPYGEKVQYFNGNYKRSEGIYDSVFDVEIGDRDLHQCADAIMLLRAEYFYGKKEYDKISFKFVTGFNAQYSKWMQGYRINPNGKGSYYKKSAPSNTYKDFRNFMNIVFGYAGTLSLEKEMIPQKIENMQIGDVFIMGGSPGHAVIVVDMAKNEKGEKIFMLAQSYMPAQQTQILINPENGGVWYSLKGKDMLVTPEWKFPVGKLKKF from the coding sequence ATGACAATAGAAACGAGATATGGCGTTCCGCAAGGGTATAAAAGAGTGGCAGTAGAAAAAGGCAGTTTTGCTGAATTTTTGAGAAATCAGAAATTAAAGCCCTATGGAGAAAAAGTGCAGTATTTTAACGGAAATTATAAACGAAGTGAAGGTATTTATGATAGCGTATTTGATGTGGAAATAGGTGACAGGGATTTGCATCAATGTGCCGATGCAATAATGCTTTTGCGTGCGGAATATTTTTACGGGAAAAAGGAATATGATAAAATCAGCTTTAAATTTGTGACAGGTTTTAATGCGCAGTATTCCAAATGGATGCAAGGATATCGCATAAATCCTAATGGAAAAGGAAGCTATTATAAAAAATCCGCTCCATCTAATACATACAAGGATTTTAGAAACTTTATGAATATTGTTTTTGGATATGCGGGAACATTGTCGCTTGAAAAGGAAATGATACCACAAAAAATTGAAAATATGCAAATCGGAGATGTATTTATTATGGGAGGCAGTCCAGGACACGCTGTTATTGTAGTGGATATGGCTAAAAATGAAAAAGGTGAAAAAATATTTATGCTTGCCCAATCATATATGCCTGCACAGCAAACTCAAATTTTGATAAACCCAGAAAATGGTGGAGTCTGGTATTCGTTAAAAGGAAAAGATATGCTTGTAACACCTGAATGGAAATTTCCAGTAGGAAAATTAAAAAAATTTTAG
- a CDS encoding DUF4300 family protein: MKKIRNLLLLTGLIVVIVSCSNENNMHLNKSDLNKNIAKNSETTGNGYLKSITYSNLTDEKTQKEVQEILKNSGINSQNLNLFFQSVNYYNKKTENKDLIKSGFVNSQNINPTYDEAEIQKLWDKNSSNFAGFNCRITAFTLMKDFITTKNSLLKSGEMLFMDMESLKNAPFKLFSETEKNKFVNLFSEIPTKAGKDVSIHVENVKNVWKERGVVFDKNSKISMISVFFHFNDEPEENILFIGHVGVLVPEEDGKLMFIEKLAFQQPYQVLKFNNRTELNDYLMNKYDTAWGQQTAKPFIMENDELLKGYRGNPNNNK, encoded by the coding sequence ATGAAAAAAATAAGAAATTTATTATTACTTACTGGTTTGATAGTGGTAATAGTCAGCTGTTCAAACGAAAATAATATGCATTTGAATAAATCTGACTTAAACAAAAATATAGCAAAAAATAGTGAAACAACAGGAAATGGCTATTTAAAAAGTATAACATATTCAAACTTAACAGACGAAAAAACGCAAAAAGAAGTACAGGAAATATTAAAAAATTCTGGAATTAATTCTCAAAATCTAAATTTATTTTTTCAAAGCGTAAATTATTATAATAAAAAAACAGAAAATAAAGATTTAATAAAATCAGGCTTTGTAAATTCGCAAAATATAAATCCAACTTATGATGAAGCGGAAATACAGAAGCTATGGGATAAAAATAGCAGTAATTTTGCAGGATTTAATTGCAGGATAACTGCTTTTACACTTATGAAAGATTTTATAACAACAAAAAATTCACTTTTAAAATCAGGTGAAATGCTTTTTATGGATATGGAATCACTGAAAAATGCGCCATTTAAATTATTTTCAGAAACGGAAAAGAATAAATTTGTGAATTTATTTTCAGAAATTCCGACAAAGGCTGGTAAAGATGTGAGCATTCACGTTGAAAATGTAAAAAACGTCTGGAAGGAGCGGGGAGTTGTATTTGATAAAAATAGTAAAATATCAATGATTTCTGTATTTTTTCATTTTAATGACGAGCCTGAAGAAAATATTTTATTTATTGGGCATGTCGGGGTTCTTGTTCCAGAAGAGGATGGAAAACTTATGTTTATTGAAAAGCTGGCATTTCAGCAGCCCTACCAGGTATTAAAATTTAATAATCGAACGGAACTGAATGATTATCTTATGAATAAATATGATACTGCATGGGGACAGCAGACTGCGAAGCCATTTATTATGGAAAACGATGAATTGCTGAAGGGCTATAGAGGCAATCCGAATAATAATAAATAG
- a CDS encoding lipase family protein, whose amino-acid sequence MSYILDWGANFRGNLNLSPLQENLLKRVSPNVYNAYEASGAIFASKEKGTPKQLERALEYAKKMKAKYGDNLVKVSGHSLGGAEAIHVGSHLNLQVVAVDPAPVNNPGKYINNKKMVVIVPNNGRGTLNRTIIDKNGGKVNQFAPGNEYLPKPISGIFNMGMGNNAHLPVLEVKAGQNTHEVDDEDMKRVEKELRKKMGWN is encoded by the coding sequence ATGAGTTATATCCTTGATTGGGGAGCAAATTTTAGAGGAAATTTAAATTTAAGCCCTCTGCAAGAAAATTTATTAAAAAGAGTCAGTCCTAATGTATACAATGCTTATGAGGCGAGTGGAGCAATATTTGCTTCTAAAGAAAAAGGAACGCCAAAACAGTTGGAAAGAGCGTTGGAGTATGCAAAAAAAATGAAAGCAAAATATGGAGACAATCTAGTAAAGGTAAGCGGACATTCTCTTGGTGGTGCCGAAGCTATACATGTTGGTTCACATTTAAATCTTCAAGTGGTAGCAGTAGATCCTGCTCCTGTAAATAATCCAGGTAAGTATATAAATAATAAGAAAATGGTTGTAATAGTGCCTAATAATGGAAGAGGTACGTTAAATAGGACAATTATAGACAAAAACGGTGGAAAAGTAAATCAGTTTGCTCCAGGAAATGAATATCTTCCTAAACCAATTTCAGGAATATTTAATATGGGAATGGGAAATAATGCACATTTGCCAGTATTAGAAGTCAAAGCTGGACAAAATACCCATGAAGTAGATGATGAAGATATGAAAAGGGTAGAAAAAGAACTTAGAAAGAAAATGGGGTGGAACTAA